From the Paenibacillus sp. FSL H8-0548 genome, one window contains:
- a CDS encoding proline--tRNA ligase — MRQSQLLMPTLREVPSEAEAASHQLMLRAGLIRQLAAGIYTYLPLGRRVLRKLEQIVREEMDHAGAQEVLMPALQPAELWQQSGRYEDYGPELVRLRDRHDREFTLGPTHEEVITALVRGEVSSYRQLPLTLYQIQTKFRDEKRPRYGLLRGREFLMKDAYSFDEDWEGLHRSYTSMYEAYNRIFTRCGLYFRPVEADAGSIGGEGGTHEFMALADIGEDTIAVCTDCSYAANLEKAEYRIDKRVDVISIQQQELKRHHTPDIKKIDQLSEWFGLGSNAFMKTLIYVADGKPVAVIVRGDHEVNEIKLKNVLAAKALELADQETTECVTGAPLGFAGPIGLSMPILADYALLAMKEGIAGANEQDYHVAHVIPSVHLGNAQAGDYRNAVEGDGCPRCEQGRLTFHRGIEVGHVFKLGTKYSEALNAKFLNASGVEQPLIMGCYGIGVSRLLSAVLEQHSDSNGIIWPKSIAPYHVHIVPVSSKDQVQMDLALQLAASLGEAGLEVLLDDRDERPGVKFKDSDLIGIPLRIVVGKHAAEGIVEVKPRNELESLKLNLEEAIAFAKK, encoded by the coding sequence ATGAGACAAAGTCAATTATTAATGCCTACATTGCGTGAGGTACCTTCGGAGGCGGAGGCAGCCAGCCATCAATTGATGCTGAGGGCAGGTCTAATCAGGCAGCTGGCAGCTGGCATTTATACGTATTTGCCGCTTGGCCGCCGTGTACTGAGAAAGCTTGAGCAGATCGTACGCGAGGAGATGGATCATGCAGGTGCACAGGAGGTGCTGATGCCCGCGCTGCAGCCAGCAGAGCTATGGCAGCAATCTGGGCGTTATGAAGATTATGGACCAGAGCTTGTTCGACTACGGGATCGCCACGATCGTGAATTTACACTCGGCCCAACACATGAAGAGGTTATTACTGCCTTGGTTCGAGGCGAGGTCAGCTCATATCGCCAGCTGCCGCTGACACTATATCAAATTCAAACCAAGTTCCGCGATGAGAAGCGTCCAAGGTATGGGTTGCTGCGCGGCAGAGAATTTCTGATGAAGGATGCTTATTCCTTTGATGAGGATTGGGAGGGACTTCACCGCAGCTATACGAGCATGTACGAGGCCTATAATCGAATATTTACTCGTTGCGGACTTTATTTCCGTCCGGTTGAAGCAGATGCTGGCTCTATCGGCGGTGAAGGTGGAACACATGAATTTATGGCGCTTGCTGATATTGGCGAAGATACAATTGCTGTCTGTACGGATTGCAGCTATGCGGCAAATCTCGAGAAAGCGGAGTATCGCATTGATAAGCGAGTAGATGTGATTTCTATACAGCAGCAGGAGCTTAAACGCCACCATACGCCGGATATCAAAAAAATAGATCAGCTTTCTGAATGGTTTGGCCTTGGTTCGAATGCTTTTATGAAAACCTTAATTTATGTCGCTGATGGAAAACCTGTCGCTGTAATTGTTCGCGGAGACCATGAGGTCAATGAGATCAAATTAAAGAATGTATTGGCTGCAAAAGCACTAGAGCTTGCTGATCAAGAAACGACCGAATGCGTGACGGGCGCTCCATTAGGGTTTGCGGGCCCAATTGGTTTATCAATGCCAATACTTGCAGATTATGCGCTGCTTGCCATGAAAGAGGGGATTGCAGGAGCTAATGAGCAGGATTACCACGTTGCTCATGTAATACCAAGCGTGCACTTGGGAAATGCGCAAGCAGGAGATTATCGCAATGCAGTTGAAGGAGATGGCTGTCCACGCTGTGAGCAGGGACGTCTGACCTTTCACCGCGGCATTGAAGTTGGACATGTATTCAAGCTTGGCACCAAGTACAGTGAAGCTTTAAATGCTAAGTTTTTGAATGCCTCGGGGGTAGAACAGCCTCTAATTATGGGCTGTTATGGAATCGGTGTCTCACGGCTGCTTTCTGCTGTACTGGAGCAGCATTCCGACAGCAACGGTATCATATGGCCCAAATCAATCGCGCCTTATCATGTGCATATCGTCCCAGTGTCTTCGAAGGATCAAGTGCAAATGGATTTGGCCCTTCAACTTGCAGCTTCTTTAGGTGAAGCGGGTTTGGAGGTGCTGCTCGATGACCGGGACGAGCGCCCTGGGGTTAAATTCAAGGATTCGGATCTTATCGGAATACCGCTTCGCATCGTTGTAGGCAAGCATGCTGCCGAAGGAATCGTTGAGGTAAAGCCCAGAAACGAGCTGGAGTCACTGAAGCTGAATCTAGAGGAAGCGATAGCCTTCGCAAAGAAATAA
- the gndA gene encoding NADP-dependent phosphogluconate dehydrogenase: MSKQQIGVIGLAVMGKNLALNIESRGFTVSVFNRSREKTDDLIQEAAGKNLVPAYTIEEFVQSLEVPRKILIMVQAGAGTDATIDSLVPHLAEGDIIIDGGNAYFPDTVRRSKDLEAQGFRFIGTGVSGGEEGALKGPSIMPGGQKSAYELVEPILTAISAKVGDDACCTYIGPDGAGHYVKMVHNGIEYGDMQLICEAYDLLKNVLDVSAEELHEIFSEWNKGELDSYLIEITRDIFSKYDPETGKPMVDVILDSAGQKGTGKWTSQSSLDLGVPLSIITESVFTRFLSAMKEERVAASKVLNGPTKKPFQGDRAAFIESVRKALFASKICSYAQGFAQMRAASEEYNWDLNYGEIAMIFRGGCIIRARFLQNIKDAYDRDPNLRNLLLDSYFQNIVETYQDAWREVIGTAVTNGVPVPAFSSAIAYFDSYRTERLPANLLQAQRDYFGAHTFKRVDKEGSFHFNWMQS, translated from the coding sequence ATGTCTAAACAGCAAATTGGCGTTATCGGATTGGCCGTAATGGGTAAAAACCTTGCCCTTAACATTGAAAGCAGAGGCTTTACTGTTTCTGTATTTAACCGCTCCCGCGAGAAGACAGATGATCTCATTCAAGAAGCAGCTGGCAAAAACCTTGTTCCTGCTTACACAATTGAAGAGTTTGTACAATCGCTTGAAGTACCGCGCAAAATTTTGATCATGGTACAAGCAGGAGCAGGTACAGATGCTACGATTGATTCACTAGTTCCACATTTGGCTGAAGGCGACATCATCATCGATGGCGGTAATGCTTATTTCCCTGATACCGTTCGCCGCAGCAAAGATCTTGAAGCACAAGGCTTCCGCTTTATCGGCACTGGCGTTTCCGGTGGCGAAGAGGGCGCTTTGAAAGGACCTTCCATTATGCCAGGAGGCCAAAAATCCGCTTATGAGCTTGTTGAGCCGATCCTAACGGCGATTTCTGCTAAAGTTGGCGATGACGCTTGCTGCACATACATCGGACCTGACGGCGCTGGACATTATGTGAAAATGGTTCATAACGGCATTGAGTACGGCGATATGCAGCTTATTTGCGAAGCATATGATCTGCTTAAAAATGTTCTTGACGTTAGCGCTGAAGAATTGCATGAAATTTTCTCCGAGTGGAATAAAGGCGAGCTTGACAGCTATCTAATCGAGATCACAAGAGATATCTTCTCGAAATATGATCCAGAGACAGGCAAGCCGATGGTTGACGTTATTCTAGATTCTGCTGGTCAAAAAGGAACAGGAAAATGGACAAGCCAAAGCTCGCTTGATCTTGGCGTGCCGCTATCCATTATTACAGAATCCGTATTTACTCGTTTCTTGTCCGCAATGAAGGAAGAACGCGTTGCTGCAAGCAAAGTACTTAATGGCCCAACGAAAAAACCTTTCCAAGGCGACCGTGCCGCTTTCATTGAGTCTGTTCGTAAAGCGCTGTTCGCTAGTAAAATTTGCTCGTACGCACAAGGCTTCGCCCAAATGCGTGCCGCTTCAGAAGAATATAACTGGGATCTTAACTATGGCGAAATCGCGATGATCTTCCGCGGCGGCTGCATCATCCGTGCACGCTTCCTGCAAAACATCAAAGATGCTTACGACCGTGATCCAAACCTACGCAACCTATTGCTGGATTCATACTTCCAAAATATCGTTGAGACCTACCAAGACGCTTGGCGCGAAGTAATTGGTACTGCAGTTACTAATGGTGTACCAGTTCCTGCTTTCTCAAGTGCGATTGCTTATTTCGATAGCTACCGCACAGAGCGTTTGCCAGCTAACCTGCTTCAAGCTCAACGTGATTACTTTGGTGCTCACACGTTTAAACGTGTGGACAAAGAAGGCAGCTTCCACTTCAACTGGATGCAATCTTAA
- the aroA gene encoding 3-phosphoshikimate 1-carboxyvinyltransferase — MDVLVTPTPRLEGELQALSSKNYTTRYLLVAALAEGTSTIYFPAHSEDSDAMRRCIRDLGATVEEDDEKIVITGFGRNPKPVEQLDVGNAGAVLRFLMAIAALCPDVTFINRYPDSLGKRPHSDLIESLTAMGVAITHHDGKLPIRIQGGAPKGGKIQVSGNISSQFLSALLFLTPLLEEDSEIEVLHDLKSKVVVGQTLEVLEQAGIIIHADEDYMRFRVPGGQSYAAKTYSVQGDYPGSAAILAAAAVTESDVIVHRLEENSKQGERAVVDVLKMMEVPLTHENGIVHVRGNKTLKAVEFDGDHATDAVLAMVAAAVFAEGTSRFYNVENLRYKECDRITDYLNELRKAGANVEERQAEIIVHGRPEGVEGGVEINAHYDHRVIMALSVVGLRAKEPIRIRDAHHVAKSYPIFFDHMKALGANIEWIEGKPKE, encoded by the coding sequence ATGGACGTTTTAGTGACACCAACGCCAAGACTTGAAGGTGAACTTCAAGCGCTTTCTTCAAAAAATTACACGACTCGTTACTTGCTGGTAGCAGCGCTTGCGGAAGGGACAAGCACCATATATTTTCCGGCTCATAGTGAGGACAGTGATGCTATGCGTCGTTGTATTCGTGATCTTGGGGCCACTGTGGAAGAGGATGATGAGAAAATTGTCATCACAGGTTTCGGTCGTAATCCTAAACCAGTGGAGCAGTTAGATGTAGGCAATGCAGGAGCGGTACTGCGTTTTTTGATGGCTATCGCAGCGCTATGCCCAGACGTTACCTTCATTAATCGTTATCCGGATTCACTGGGCAAACGCCCGCATAGTGACTTGATTGAATCGTTGACCGCAATGGGAGTTGCGATTACCCATCATGATGGCAAGCTGCCTATTCGCATACAAGGCGGAGCACCAAAAGGCGGTAAAATTCAAGTATCCGGAAATATTAGCTCACAGTTTTTGAGCGCTTTGCTTTTCTTGACTCCTCTACTCGAAGAGGATAGTGAAATTGAAGTGCTGCATGATTTGAAATCCAAGGTCGTTGTAGGCCAAACGCTTGAGGTGCTGGAGCAAGCAGGCATCATCATTCATGCAGATGAGGATTATATGCGTTTCCGTGTTCCTGGCGGTCAGAGCTATGCTGCAAAAACGTATTCCGTACAAGGTGACTACCCAGGCTCTGCAGCTATATTAGCTGCTGCGGCTGTTACAGAATCCGATGTTATCGTTCATAGACTTGAAGAGAACAGCAAGCAAGGAGAACGTGCTGTCGTTGATGTATTGAAAATGATGGAGGTTCCGCTTACGCATGAGAATGGAATTGTGCATGTAAGAGGGAACAAGACGCTGAAAGCGGTAGAATTTGACGGTGACCATGCCACAGATGCTGTGCTTGCGATGGTTGCTGCGGCTGTTTTTGCAGAAGGCACTTCACGTTTCTATAATGTAGAGAACCTGAGATACAAAGAATGCGACCGGATCACAGATTATTTGAATGAGCTTCGCAAGGCCGGCGCAAATGTTGAAGAGCGTCAGGCTGAAATTATTGTGCATGGCCGTCCGGAAGGCGTTGAGGGCGGGGTGGAGATCAACGCGCATTATGACCATCGTGTCATTATGGCATTATCTGTCGTTGGTTTGCGCGCCAAAGAACCGATTCGGATTCGTGATGCTCATCACGTTGCCAAGTCATATCCTATTTTCTTTGATCATATGAAAGCATTGGGAGCCAATATTGAATGGATTGAAGGTAAGCCGAAGGAATAA
- a CDS encoding CoA-binding protein has translation MTFENPAREHIKHLLETSTTVAVVGLSDNPERVSYMVSEAMQAKGYTIIPVNPNADTILGQKSYASLKDIPIPVDIVNVFRRSEHTPPVAAEAVAIGAKTFWLQLGIANEEAAEIAAAGGLEVIMDRCIKVEDSILLPNGKPKTLL, from the coding sequence ATGACATTTGAAAATCCTGCTCGTGAGCATATTAAGCATTTATTAGAGACCAGTACAACAGTTGCTGTCGTTGGGTTATCTGATAATCCTGAGCGTGTGTCGTACATGGTATCCGAGGCAATGCAAGCGAAGGGCTATACAATTATTCCAGTCAATCCGAACGCCGATACCATTTTAGGACAAAAAAGCTATGCATCGTTGAAAGATATTCCAATACCCGTAGATATCGTCAATGTGTTCCGTAGAAGCGAGCATACTCCGCCTGTAGCGGCTGAAGCAGTTGCTATTGGTGCCAAAACCTTTTGGCTTCAGCTTGGTATTGCAAATGAGGAAGCCGCAGAAATAGCGGCTGCAGGCGGCTTAGAGGTCATTATGGATCGCTGCATTAAAGTAGAGGATTCAATTTTGCTGCCAAACGGAAAACCCAAAACATTACTTTAA
- a CDS encoding shikimate kinase, which produces MVRQKPNKLVLIGFMGTGKSTVSKLLAEKLGWMRVDVDEEIERSENKRISDIFAADGEASFRAIELNVLASILESGDSSVVATGGGAVLSSVNRELMLSKGFVVALKASPEQILARVKTDSARPLLQGDAAERVNVLLEQRKHAYDFAHLSVDTTNLSADAVVEVILEQWSLQK; this is translated from the coding sequence ATGGTAAGGCAAAAACCCAACAAATTAGTGTTAATCGGATTTATGGGAACCGGGAAATCAACCGTCAGCAAGCTGCTCGCCGAGAAGCTGGGCTGGATGCGAGTAGACGTTGATGAAGAAATCGAAAGAAGTGAAAACAAGCGGATCAGTGACATTTTTGCTGCTGATGGCGAAGCAAGCTTTCGGGCAATTGAGTTGAATGTGCTTGCATCGATTTTAGAAAGCGGAGACTCTTCAGTAGTTGCAACAGGAGGCGGAGCCGTACTAAGCTCGGTCAATCGTGAGCTTATGCTCAGCAAAGGTTTTGTTGTAGCGCTAAAGGCAAGTCCAGAGCAAATTCTCGCGCGAGTGAAGACGGATAGTGCTAGGCCGCTGCTGCAAGGCGATGCTGCGGAGCGAGTCAATGTACTGCTTGAACAGCGTAAACATGCGTATGATTTTGCACATCTCTCAGTCGATACGACGAATTTGTCCGCAGATGCGGTTGTTGAGGTTATTTTGGAACAATGGAGCTTACAGAAGTAA